The following proteins are co-located in the Phragmites australis chromosome 10, lpPhrAust1.1, whole genome shotgun sequence genome:
- the LOC133883246 gene encoding uncharacterized protein LOC133883246 isoform X2 — protein sequence MTLKSSRCSKRIYREPLLYRKKEFKSSVIKFVDSSLNSNSLPTNNICSTPASEDGCHLIKRRMDEEYNSLLTNGNMRETTTRSFTASEYNSSLVQNSDGESLMVSSSVEISNSGANTVEYTRDYEEHAEASVRNFLTNSAGSNSNVDNGQPSSTSSMPPYINHRIKDAWEGSSSDANAAKPVTELTSARDICISILKRDIFPTKDSEPRRQSTTTAPDDNEISPLFECMRCGSMEDPSKMLICDYCEGAFHLSCCNPRVKKIPEEEWYCMVCERKKPKRQHEKLMSPQRELPMHIQRPRRGLRAIEVMLVDSEPYETEVRIGRDFQAEVPEWSGPISSNEDQFAEPSELDPSEMTMLGRLQIFKDKKNSVGNWIQCREVLDTGVVCGKWRRAPLFVVQSRDWDCSCSVIWDPIHADCAVPQELETDEVLKQLTYITKILSTDYRGTYR from the exons ATGACTTTAAAATCTAGTAGATGCTCAAAGCGGATCTACAGAGAACCTCTTTTATACCGGAAGAAGGAATTCAAATCATCTGTAATAAAATTTGTTGATTCATCCTTGAACTCGAATTCACTGCCTACCAATAATATTTGTTCAACTCCTGCTTCAGAAGATGGTTGCCATTTGATTAAACGGAGGATGGATGAGGAATATAATTCCCTTCTGACAAATGGAAATATGAGAGAGACTACAACAAGAAGCTTCACAGCTTCTGAATATAACTCATCTCTTGTACAAAACAGTGATGGCGAATCACTTATGGTTTCTTCAAGTGTAGAGATTTCAAATTCTGGAGCAAACACTGTTGAATATACAAGAGACTATGAAGAACATGCAGAAGCTTCTGTGCGAAACTTTTTGACAAACTCAGCAGGGTCAAATTCTAATGTTGATAATGGACAGCCATCATCCACATCAAGCATGCCACCTTATATCAATCACAGGATTAAAGATGCTTGGGAGGGTTCATCGTCTGATGCAAATGCTGCGAAACCAGTAACAGAGTTAACATCAGCGAGGGACATTTGCATCTCCATCCTCAAAAGGGATATATTCCCAACTAAAGATTCAGAACCAAGACGACAATCAACTACTACAGCCCCTGATGATAATGAAATCAGTCCTTTATTTGAATGCATGAGATGTGGGTCGATGGAAGATCCATCCAAAATGTTAATCTGTGATTATTGTGAAGGAGCATTCCATTTGTCTTGCTGCAACCCACGTGTCAAGAAAATACCAGAGGAAGAGTGGTATTGCATGGTTTGTGAAAGAAAGAAACCAAAGAGGCAGCATGAAAAGTTGATGAGTCCCCAACGTGAATTACCTATGCACATTCAAAGACCTCGCCGGGGTCTTCGTGCAATTGAAGTTATGTTGGTGGATTCTGAACCATATGAAACTGAGGTCAGGATTGGTAGAGACTTTCAAGCAGAAGTTCCAGAATGGTCTGGTCCTATTTCTAG CAATGAAGATCAGTTTGCTGAGCCTTCTGAACTTGATCCTAGTGAAATGACAATGCTGGGT CGCTTACAAATCTTTAAGGATAAGAAAAACAGCGTCGGTAACTGGATTCAATGCCGAGAAGTCCTAGACACAGGAGTTGTTTGCGGCAAGTGGCGGAG GGCACCACTGTTTGTTGTTCAATCGAGAGATTGGGACTGTTCGTGTTCAGTTATTTGGGATCCTATCCATGCTGATTGTGCTGTTCCGCAG GAATTGGAGACTGATGAAGTTCTTAAGCAACTGACGTACATAACTAAG ATTTTGTCTACAGACTACAGAGGAACATACAGATAA
- the LOC133883248 gene encoding putative clathrin assembly protein At5g57200 isoform X3 → MRAPRRGSRAGRHVRATFTKRAPARACLLPLLSLSLSLSSLPSRAKLGTPGLAGRSSSPVRAALRRRAGMGSGTWRKAYGALKDSTKVGLANFNSEYKDLDIAIVKATNHVECPPKERHLRRILFATSANCPRADVAYSICTLARRLSKTKNWIVALKTLIVIHRLLREGDGTFRDDFLTYSYRGNILQIPQFQDDSSPLAWDCSAWVRTYALYLDERVECFRVLKYDVEADRLLKLPQASGKAEKLSTFYDHCKHLELARTFQFPTLRQPPPSFLVTMEEYIREAPRAANASKSLENEEQNQPSDNEKEDPQETEKPVEEEKQEPAEPEEEPQPAVEPAEEAVEPQPPTTTGDLLNLDEEVNPMIADLEERNALALAIVAPGNENKASTSRDFFAVDKSGWELALVTAPSNHSNQSVENKLAGGFDKLLLDSLYEDEARRQQIASVTYTGSLAANPFDPNDPFAPSNSFAPPSNVQLAMMEQQQHYYQAQQQQYFQVQHQQQMVLTPPHTYQQQFQYSAPSQAGLSNPFGDPFSSLVAMANPPKKSTSNLV, encoded by the exons ATGCGGGCGCCCCGCCGAGGTAGCCGGGCCGGCCGGCACGTACGTGCCACTTTTACCAAGAGGGCCCCCGCGCGCGCGTGCCTCCTccccctgctctctctctctctctctctctcctcccttccgTCGCGCGCTAAACTTGGGACGCCGGGGTTGGCTGGTCGGTCATCGTCGCCCGTGCGCGCGGCGCTGCGGAGGCGGGCCGGCATGGGGTCCGGGACGTGGCGCAAGGCCTACGGCGCGCTCAAGGACTCCACCAAGGTCGGCCTCGCCAACTTCAACAGCGAGTACAAG GATTTGGATATTGCCATTGTGAAGGCGACGAACCACGTCGAGTGCCCGCCCAAGGAGCGGCACCTCAGGA GGATTCTCTTTGCGACCTCCGCAAATTGCCCGCGAGCCGATGTCGCCTACTCGATATGCACATTGGCGAGAAGATTGTCCAAGACCAAGAACTGGATA GTAGCATTGAAGACATTGATAGTGATACACAGACTACTTAGAGAAGGGGATGGCACATTCAGAGATGACTTCCTGACCTATTCATACAGAGGAAACATTTTGCAGATCCCACAATTCCAGGATGACTCCAGCCCATTAG CTTGGGACTGCTCCGCTTGGGTTCGCACGTACGCGCTCTATCTTGATGAACGGGTAGAGTGCTTCAGGGTTCTGAAGTATGATGTTGAAGCCGACCGTCTGTTGAAATTACCCCAGGCTTCTGGCAAG GCAGAAAAGCTTTCCACTTTTTACGACCACTGCAAACATCTTGAGCTAGCCAGGACTTTCCAATTTCCTACTCTGAGGCAG CCACCTCCTTCATTCCTTGTGACAATGGAAGAGTACATCAGAGAAGCACCCCGTGCCGCCAATGCGAGTAAGAGTTTG GAAAATGAGGAGCAGAACCAACCTAGTGATAATGAAAAAGAAGATCCACAGGAAACCGAGAAACCAGTGGAAGAGGAGAAACAAGAGCCTGCAGAGCCTGAAGAAGAGCCACAACCTGCGGTAGAGCCTGCAGAAGAAGCAGTGGAGCCTCAGCCACCAACGACTACTGGGGATCTTTTA AATTTGGATGAAGAAGTAAACCCCATGATCGCAGACCTTGAAGAAAGAAATGCACTGGCTCTTGCTATTGTGGCACCAG GGAATGAAAACAAGGCCTCAACATCTCGAGACTTTTTTGCAGTCGACAAGTCTGGATGGGAATTAGCACTGGTCACTGCACCAAGTAACCACTCAAATCAATCAGTTGAGAATAAATTG GCTGGGGGTTTTGACAAGCTATTGCTAGACAGTCTTTATGAAGATGAGGCAAGGAGGCAGCAAATAGCCAGTGTGACCTACACGGGTAGTCTTGCAGCGAACCCATTTGACCCTAACGATCCATTTGCCCCGTCCAACAGCTTCGCGCCACCATCAAATGTGCAGTTAGCTATGATGGAACAGCAGCAGCATTATTACCAGGCACAGCAGCAACAGTACTTTCAGGTACAGCATCAACAGCAAATGGTGCTGACGCCGCCACATACATACCAGCAGCAGTTTCAGTATTCTGCACCTTCTCAAGCCGGATTATCCAATCCGTTTGGTGATCCATTCAGTAGCCTCGTTGCAATGGCTAATCCGCCGAAGAAAAGCACTTCAAATTTAGTCTGA
- the LOC133883249 gene encoding uncharacterized protein LOC133883249 — translation MARELSSRAAFLARRLGAQPQPSRALGLRHSHTRRRAAEVLEVEAAGPSTPADSAAVARRLEEAIDGAMARMAVPDWAPFRPGTSYFAPPRPAGADLGLLALVSHGGGVGFAAPRRGLSADEARAVAAASRGYPCSTYFIDGHFPDKVESSSLDANQAQEE, via the exons ATGGCCCGCGAGCTCTCCTCCCGGGCGGCGTTCCTGGCGCGCCGCCTCGGAGCCCAGCCACAGCCCAGCCGGGCCCTCGGCCTACGGCACAGCCACACCCGCCGGCGCGCAGCGGAGGTGCTTGAGGTGGAAGCCGCGGGGCCTTCAACGCCCGCAGACAGCGCCGCCGTTGCCCGTCGGCTGGAGGAGGCCATCGACGGCGCCATGGCGCGGATGGCCGTGCCCGACTGGGCGCCGTTCCGGCCCGGGACCTCCTACTTCGCGCCGCCCCGGCCCGCCGGCGCGGACCTCGGGCTTCTCGCGCTGGTGAGCCACGGCGGCGGGGTGGGGTTCGCAGCGCCGCGGCGTGGGCTCTCCGCCGACGAGGcccgcgccgtcgccgccgcctcccgcgggTACCCGTGCTCGACCTACTTCATCgatg GCCACTTTCCGGATAAAGTGGAGAGCTCAAGTCTGGATGCTAATCAAGCTCAAGAGGAATGA
- the LOC133883246 gene encoding uncharacterized protein LOC133883246 isoform X1 — protein sequence MTLKSSRCSKRIYREPLLYRKKEFKSSVIKFVDSSLNSNSLPTNNICSTPASEDGCHLIKRRMDEEYNSLLTNGNMRETTTRSFTASEYNSSLVQNSDGESLMVSSSVEISNSGANTVEYTRDYEEHAEASVRNFLTNSAGSNSNVDNGQPSSTSSMPPYINHRIKDAWEGSSSDANAAKPVTELTSARDICISILKRDIFPTKDSEPRRQSTTTAPDDNEISPLFECMRCGSMEDPSKMLICDYCEGAFHLSCCNPRVKKIPEEEWYCMVCERKKPKRQHEKLMSPQRELPMHIQRPRRGLRAIEVMLVDSEPYETEVRIGRDFQAEVPEWSGPISSNEDQFAEPSELDPSEMTMLGRLQIFKDKKNSVGNWIQCREVLDTGVVCGKWRRAPLFVVQSRDWDCSCSVIWDPIHADCAVPQELETDEVLKQLTYITKLKNRLGDSNQKR from the exons ATGACTTTAAAATCTAGTAGATGCTCAAAGCGGATCTACAGAGAACCTCTTTTATACCGGAAGAAGGAATTCAAATCATCTGTAATAAAATTTGTTGATTCATCCTTGAACTCGAATTCACTGCCTACCAATAATATTTGTTCAACTCCTGCTTCAGAAGATGGTTGCCATTTGATTAAACGGAGGATGGATGAGGAATATAATTCCCTTCTGACAAATGGAAATATGAGAGAGACTACAACAAGAAGCTTCACAGCTTCTGAATATAACTCATCTCTTGTACAAAACAGTGATGGCGAATCACTTATGGTTTCTTCAAGTGTAGAGATTTCAAATTCTGGAGCAAACACTGTTGAATATACAAGAGACTATGAAGAACATGCAGAAGCTTCTGTGCGAAACTTTTTGACAAACTCAGCAGGGTCAAATTCTAATGTTGATAATGGACAGCCATCATCCACATCAAGCATGCCACCTTATATCAATCACAGGATTAAAGATGCTTGGGAGGGTTCATCGTCTGATGCAAATGCTGCGAAACCAGTAACAGAGTTAACATCAGCGAGGGACATTTGCATCTCCATCCTCAAAAGGGATATATTCCCAACTAAAGATTCAGAACCAAGACGACAATCAACTACTACAGCCCCTGATGATAATGAAATCAGTCCTTTATTTGAATGCATGAGATGTGGGTCGATGGAAGATCCATCCAAAATGTTAATCTGTGATTATTGTGAAGGAGCATTCCATTTGTCTTGCTGCAACCCACGTGTCAAGAAAATACCAGAGGAAGAGTGGTATTGCATGGTTTGTGAAAGAAAGAAACCAAAGAGGCAGCATGAAAAGTTGATGAGTCCCCAACGTGAATTACCTATGCACATTCAAAGACCTCGCCGGGGTCTTCGTGCAATTGAAGTTATGTTGGTGGATTCTGAACCATATGAAACTGAGGTCAGGATTGGTAGAGACTTTCAAGCAGAAGTTCCAGAATGGTCTGGTCCTATTTCTAG CAATGAAGATCAGTTTGCTGAGCCTTCTGAACTTGATCCTAGTGAAATGACAATGCTGGGT CGCTTACAAATCTTTAAGGATAAGAAAAACAGCGTCGGTAACTGGATTCAATGCCGAGAAGTCCTAGACACAGGAGTTGTTTGCGGCAAGTGGCGGAG GGCACCACTGTTTGTTGTTCAATCGAGAGATTGGGACTGTTCGTGTTCAGTTATTTGGGATCCTATCCATGCTGATTGTGCTGTTCCGCAG GAATTGGAGACTGATGAAGTTCTTAAGCAACTGACGTACATAACTAAG CTGAAAAATCGGCTCGGTGATAGCAATCAGAAACGCTGA
- the LOC133883246 gene encoding uncharacterized protein LOC133883246 isoform X3 — MDEEYNSLLTNGNMRETTTRSFTASEYNSSLVQNSDGESLMVSSSVEISNSGANTVEYTRDYEEHAEASVRNFLTNSAGSNSNVDNGQPSSTSSMPPYINHRIKDAWEGSSSDANAAKPVTELTSARDICISILKRDIFPTKDSEPRRQSTTTAPDDNEISPLFECMRCGSMEDPSKMLICDYCEGAFHLSCCNPRVKKIPEEEWYCMVCERKKPKRQHEKLMSPQRELPMHIQRPRRGLRAIEVMLVDSEPYETEVRIGRDFQAEVPEWSGPISSNEDQFAEPSELDPSEMTMLGRLQIFKDKKNSVGNWIQCREVLDTGVVCGKWRRAPLFVVQSRDWDCSCSVIWDPIHADCAVPQELETDEVLKQLTYITKLKNRLGDSNQKR; from the exons ATGGATGAGGAATATAATTCCCTTCTGACAAATGGAAATATGAGAGAGACTACAACAAGAAGCTTCACAGCTTCTGAATATAACTCATCTCTTGTACAAAACAGTGATGGCGAATCACTTATGGTTTCTTCAAGTGTAGAGATTTCAAATTCTGGAGCAAACACTGTTGAATATACAAGAGACTATGAAGAACATGCAGAAGCTTCTGTGCGAAACTTTTTGACAAACTCAGCAGGGTCAAATTCTAATGTTGATAATGGACAGCCATCATCCACATCAAGCATGCCACCTTATATCAATCACAGGATTAAAGATGCTTGGGAGGGTTCATCGTCTGATGCAAATGCTGCGAAACCAGTAACAGAGTTAACATCAGCGAGGGACATTTGCATCTCCATCCTCAAAAGGGATATATTCCCAACTAAAGATTCAGAACCAAGACGACAATCAACTACTACAGCCCCTGATGATAATGAAATCAGTCCTTTATTTGAATGCATGAGATGTGGGTCGATGGAAGATCCATCCAAAATGTTAATCTGTGATTATTGTGAAGGAGCATTCCATTTGTCTTGCTGCAACCCACGTGTCAAGAAAATACCAGAGGAAGAGTGGTATTGCATGGTTTGTGAAAGAAAGAAACCAAAGAGGCAGCATGAAAAGTTGATGAGTCCCCAACGTGAATTACCTATGCACATTCAAAGACCTCGCCGGGGTCTTCGTGCAATTGAAGTTATGTTGGTGGATTCTGAACCATATGAAACTGAGGTCAGGATTGGTAGAGACTTTCAAGCAGAAGTTCCAGAATGGTCTGGTCCTATTTCTAG CAATGAAGATCAGTTTGCTGAGCCTTCTGAACTTGATCCTAGTGAAATGACAATGCTGGGT CGCTTACAAATCTTTAAGGATAAGAAAAACAGCGTCGGTAACTGGATTCAATGCCGAGAAGTCCTAGACACAGGAGTTGTTTGCGGCAAGTGGCGGAG GGCACCACTGTTTGTTGTTCAATCGAGAGATTGGGACTGTTCGTGTTCAGTTATTTGGGATCCTATCCATGCTGATTGTGCTGTTCCGCAG GAATTGGAGACTGATGAAGTTCTTAAGCAACTGACGTACATAACTAAG CTGAAAAATCGGCTCGGTGATAGCAATCAGAAACGCTGA
- the LOC133883248 gene encoding putative clathrin assembly protein At5g57200 isoform X1 → MRAPRRGSRAGRHVRATFTKRAPARACLLPLLSLSLSLSSLPSRAKLGTPGLAGRSSSPVRAALRRRAGMGSGTWRKAYGALKDSTKVGLANFNSEYKDLDIAIVKATNHVECPPKERHLRRILFATSANCPRADVAYSICTLARRLSKTKNWIVALKTLIVIHRLLREGDGTFRDDFLTYSYRGNILQIPQFQDDSSPLAWDCSAWVRTYALYLDERVECFRVLKYDVEADRLLKLPQASGKAHSRTRTLPRADLLDQLPALQKLLLRLISCQPDGAACTNYLVQYALALVLKESFKIYCSINDGIINLVDMYFEMPKYDAIEALDIYKRAGQQAEKLSTFYDHCKHLELARTFQFPTLRQPPPSFLVTMEEYIREAPRAANASKSLENEEQNQPSDNEKEDPQETEKPVEEEKQEPAEPEEEPQPAVEPAEEAVEPQPPTTTGDLLNLDEEVNPMIADLEERNALALAIVAPGNENKASTSRDFFAVDKSGWELALVTAPSNHSNQSVENKLAGGFDKLLLDSLYEDEARRQQIASVTYTGSLAANPFDPNDPFAPSNSFAPPSNVQLAMMEQQQHYYQAQQQQYFQVQHQQQMVLTPPHTYQQQFQYSAPSQAGLSNPFGDPFSSLVAMANPPKKSTSNLV, encoded by the exons ATGCGGGCGCCCCGCCGAGGTAGCCGGGCCGGCCGGCACGTACGTGCCACTTTTACCAAGAGGGCCCCCGCGCGCGCGTGCCTCCTccccctgctctctctctctctctctctctcctcccttccgTCGCGCGCTAAACTTGGGACGCCGGGGTTGGCTGGTCGGTCATCGTCGCCCGTGCGCGCGGCGCTGCGGAGGCGGGCCGGCATGGGGTCCGGGACGTGGCGCAAGGCCTACGGCGCGCTCAAGGACTCCACCAAGGTCGGCCTCGCCAACTTCAACAGCGAGTACAAG GATTTGGATATTGCCATTGTGAAGGCGACGAACCACGTCGAGTGCCCGCCCAAGGAGCGGCACCTCAGGA GGATTCTCTTTGCGACCTCCGCAAATTGCCCGCGAGCCGATGTCGCCTACTCGATATGCACATTGGCGAGAAGATTGTCCAAGACCAAGAACTGGATA GTAGCATTGAAGACATTGATAGTGATACACAGACTACTTAGAGAAGGGGATGGCACATTCAGAGATGACTTCCTGACCTATTCATACAGAGGAAACATTTTGCAGATCCCACAATTCCAGGATGACTCCAGCCCATTAG CTTGGGACTGCTCCGCTTGGGTTCGCACGTACGCGCTCTATCTTGATGAACGGGTAGAGTGCTTCAGGGTTCTGAAGTATGATGTTGAAGCCGACCGTCTGTTGAAATTACCCCAGGCTTCTGGCAAG GCACACAGTAGAACAAGAACGTTGCCACGCGCGGATCTTTTAGATCAGTTGCCTGCGTTGCAGAAACTGCTTCTTAGGCTTATTAGCTGCCAG CCTGACGGTGCAGCCTGTACAAATTACCTTGTACAATATGCGTTAGCCCTT GTTTTGAAGGAAAGTTTCAAAATATACTGTTCAATCAATGATGGCATCATCAATCTTGTTGATATG TATTTTGAGATGCCAAAATATGATGCAATCGAAGCCCTTGATATTTATAAACGAGCTGGCCAGCAG GCAGAAAAGCTTTCCACTTTTTACGACCACTGCAAACATCTTGAGCTAGCCAGGACTTTCCAATTTCCTACTCTGAGGCAG CCACCTCCTTCATTCCTTGTGACAATGGAAGAGTACATCAGAGAAGCACCCCGTGCCGCCAATGCGAGTAAGAGTTTG GAAAATGAGGAGCAGAACCAACCTAGTGATAATGAAAAAGAAGATCCACAGGAAACCGAGAAACCAGTGGAAGAGGAGAAACAAGAGCCTGCAGAGCCTGAAGAAGAGCCACAACCTGCGGTAGAGCCTGCAGAAGAAGCAGTGGAGCCTCAGCCACCAACGACTACTGGGGATCTTTTA AATTTGGATGAAGAAGTAAACCCCATGATCGCAGACCTTGAAGAAAGAAATGCACTGGCTCTTGCTATTGTGGCACCAG GGAATGAAAACAAGGCCTCAACATCTCGAGACTTTTTTGCAGTCGACAAGTCTGGATGGGAATTAGCACTGGTCACTGCACCAAGTAACCACTCAAATCAATCAGTTGAGAATAAATTG GCTGGGGGTTTTGACAAGCTATTGCTAGACAGTCTTTATGAAGATGAGGCAAGGAGGCAGCAAATAGCCAGTGTGACCTACACGGGTAGTCTTGCAGCGAACCCATTTGACCCTAACGATCCATTTGCCCCGTCCAACAGCTTCGCGCCACCATCAAATGTGCAGTTAGCTATGATGGAACAGCAGCAGCATTATTACCAGGCACAGCAGCAACAGTACTTTCAGGTACAGCATCAACAGCAAATGGTGCTGACGCCGCCACATACATACCAGCAGCAGTTTCAGTATTCTGCACCTTCTCAAGCCGGATTATCCAATCCGTTTGGTGATCCATTCAGTAGCCTCGTTGCAATGGCTAATCCGCCGAAGAAAAGCACTTCAAATTTAGTCTGA
- the LOC133883248 gene encoding putative clathrin assembly protein At5g57200 isoform X2, whose translation MRAPRRGSRAGRHVRATFTKRAPARACLLPLLSLSLSLSSLPSRAKLGTPGLAGRSSSPVRAALRRRAGMGSGTWRKAYGALKDSTKVGLANFNSEYKDLDIAIVKATNHVECPPKERHLRRILFATSANCPRADVAYSICTLARRLSKTKNWIVALKTLIVIHRLLREGDGTFRDDFLTYSYRGNILQIPQFQDDSSPLAWDCSAWVRTYALYLDERVECFRVLKYDVEADRLLKLPQASGKYFEMPKYDAIEALDIYKRAGQQAEKLSTFYDHCKHLELARTFQFPTLRQPPPSFLVTMEEYIREAPRAANASKSLENEEQNQPSDNEKEDPQETEKPVEEEKQEPAEPEEEPQPAVEPAEEAVEPQPPTTTGDLLNLDEEVNPMIADLEERNALALAIVAPGNENKASTSRDFFAVDKSGWELALVTAPSNHSNQSVENKLAGGFDKLLLDSLYEDEARRQQIASVTYTGSLAANPFDPNDPFAPSNSFAPPSNVQLAMMEQQQHYYQAQQQQYFQVQHQQQMVLTPPHTYQQQFQYSAPSQAGLSNPFGDPFSSLVAMANPPKKSTSNLV comes from the exons ATGCGGGCGCCCCGCCGAGGTAGCCGGGCCGGCCGGCACGTACGTGCCACTTTTACCAAGAGGGCCCCCGCGCGCGCGTGCCTCCTccccctgctctctctctctctctctctctcctcccttccgTCGCGCGCTAAACTTGGGACGCCGGGGTTGGCTGGTCGGTCATCGTCGCCCGTGCGCGCGGCGCTGCGGAGGCGGGCCGGCATGGGGTCCGGGACGTGGCGCAAGGCCTACGGCGCGCTCAAGGACTCCACCAAGGTCGGCCTCGCCAACTTCAACAGCGAGTACAAG GATTTGGATATTGCCATTGTGAAGGCGACGAACCACGTCGAGTGCCCGCCCAAGGAGCGGCACCTCAGGA GGATTCTCTTTGCGACCTCCGCAAATTGCCCGCGAGCCGATGTCGCCTACTCGATATGCACATTGGCGAGAAGATTGTCCAAGACCAAGAACTGGATA GTAGCATTGAAGACATTGATAGTGATACACAGACTACTTAGAGAAGGGGATGGCACATTCAGAGATGACTTCCTGACCTATTCATACAGAGGAAACATTTTGCAGATCCCACAATTCCAGGATGACTCCAGCCCATTAG CTTGGGACTGCTCCGCTTGGGTTCGCACGTACGCGCTCTATCTTGATGAACGGGTAGAGTGCTTCAGGGTTCTGAAGTATGATGTTGAAGCCGACCGTCTGTTGAAATTACCCCAGGCTTCTGGCAAG TATTTTGAGATGCCAAAATATGATGCAATCGAAGCCCTTGATATTTATAAACGAGCTGGCCAGCAG GCAGAAAAGCTTTCCACTTTTTACGACCACTGCAAACATCTTGAGCTAGCCAGGACTTTCCAATTTCCTACTCTGAGGCAG CCACCTCCTTCATTCCTTGTGACAATGGAAGAGTACATCAGAGAAGCACCCCGTGCCGCCAATGCGAGTAAGAGTTTG GAAAATGAGGAGCAGAACCAACCTAGTGATAATGAAAAAGAAGATCCACAGGAAACCGAGAAACCAGTGGAAGAGGAGAAACAAGAGCCTGCAGAGCCTGAAGAAGAGCCACAACCTGCGGTAGAGCCTGCAGAAGAAGCAGTGGAGCCTCAGCCACCAACGACTACTGGGGATCTTTTA AATTTGGATGAAGAAGTAAACCCCATGATCGCAGACCTTGAAGAAAGAAATGCACTGGCTCTTGCTATTGTGGCACCAG GGAATGAAAACAAGGCCTCAACATCTCGAGACTTTTTTGCAGTCGACAAGTCTGGATGGGAATTAGCACTGGTCACTGCACCAAGTAACCACTCAAATCAATCAGTTGAGAATAAATTG GCTGGGGGTTTTGACAAGCTATTGCTAGACAGTCTTTATGAAGATGAGGCAAGGAGGCAGCAAATAGCCAGTGTGACCTACACGGGTAGTCTTGCAGCGAACCCATTTGACCCTAACGATCCATTTGCCCCGTCCAACAGCTTCGCGCCACCATCAAATGTGCAGTTAGCTATGATGGAACAGCAGCAGCATTATTACCAGGCACAGCAGCAACAGTACTTTCAGGTACAGCATCAACAGCAAATGGTGCTGACGCCGCCACATACATACCAGCAGCAGTTTCAGTATTCTGCACCTTCTCAAGCCGGATTATCCAATCCGTTTGGTGATCCATTCAGTAGCCTCGTTGCAATGGCTAATCCGCCGAAGAAAAGCACTTCAAATTTAGTCTGA
- the LOC133883250 gene encoding diphthamide biosynthesis protein 3-like produces MSAYDEVEIEDMEWNAELGAYTYPCPCGDLFQITLADLRLGEEIARCPSCSLFLTVVYNAEDFADAKEPSHKPSPRPVAVA; encoded by the coding sequence ATGTCGGCGTACGACGAGGTGGAGATCGAGGACATGGAGTGGAACGCGGAGCTGGGGGCGTACACGTACCCGTGCCCCTGCGGCGATCTCTTCCAGATCACGCTCGCCGACCTCCGCCTCGGGGAGGAGATCGCGCGCTGCCCATCCTGCTCCCTCTTCCTCACCGTCGTGTACAACGCCGAGGACTTCGCCGACGCCAAGGAGCCGTCGCACAAGCCATCCCCGCGCCCCGTCGCTGTCGCATGA